ACTGTCTTGGGACACTTGGAGCTTAGGGGAAGAGTTTAGAGCAGGGAAATTGACAGAATTATGGAAGTCACCACTGGTATCTTGGGGAGCAGCCATAAAGCTAGTTCCAACCTTAGACTAAGGGAACAGAGTTCCAAACAGAAACCATGTAACTTTTTCCATGGCTAGAATGGCTCTAAGGAAGATATTGGTTTGATATGCAAAGCTTGAAACAATTCTAAAGATGTacatttgcctttttttaaacACTGTGTTTTACAAATCTTCTGTACCCAAAGAGTCCCTCATATTATAACAGAGTAGCTGGTGTGCTTTAAGTAAATGATTGGGCCCATGGTTCTAGAGAGGATACAATGGCAGAGAGGGGACACAGTAGGGCATAGAAGTGTCCAGAAATCCAGAGGAagtcttcagagaaaaaaatgcttgaTCTCCTCAGGGGTGACAGTGGAAATCAGCTCAACCCCACATTGACTAAGTTCCTACTAAtattatagttaatttttttcaacaactttttttttttttttttaaattttgagacggagtctcactcattctgtggccaggctgaagtgcagtggtgtgatcttggcttactgcaacctccgcctccctggttctcctgcctcagcctcccaggtagctaggattacaggcatgcacctctacaaccagcttatttttgtgtttttagtagagatgcgggtttcaccatgttagccaggatggtctcgatctcctgaccttgtgatccgcccacctcagcctctcaaagagctgggattacaggcgtgagccaccgtgccgggcctcaACAACTTTTTAAGGGCCTATGTGTATAGctgagacacaaaaataaatgatacatgACAATTTGGTTTAGTAACAAAGTTAAACTTGTAAACAATAAATGCCAGATGTCATGCTAAAATTATGCATGAAGTACTCAGGTTGGCACAATAATACCTGGAGGAGGGTGTTAAAGAATCAGGGGAAAGGTTTATAAATGAGATGATTTTAAGTCTTGAAAGACGAGTGGGTGTTTGCCAGGTGGATGGAGTGAGGCAAGAGGGGTAGGGAATGCTGCTGTCAAAAGAAGTGTATTTAAGGTGAAAATCTTCCAGTATTAATAAAACAGGattaaagagaagagaaacatagaaagaaaaatgaggctaGAATGTCAGGCAGGCTCCAGATCATAAAATGGTGTGTTTGCAAGTGCCCAtggttaaattttcaggaatttcgAGACAGATGCTAAACTCAGTCATTTTTAGCAATTAGGTTATGTTAACTTActcttaaataaattatattgcaaGGAAAAGTTACTCAAAATGAACCACTTCCTGatttattttgctatattttacTGTTACCTATGTTGAGGACATTTGCATTTATTGTATCTATATGGTGTAAATACTATGTGATGGTGCGCTACTGGGCATTTTCTCCCAGCTTTGCATTCAGAGATGTCATGATGTAGTTTTAAACCAGCCAGGGCAGGAATATTTATGCTGTGAATGttagcaaatgctacaaatcagggcttcCACCCCACCACCAAAAGCCAGTTGTTAAACTGGCTTTCAGCAACTGGTTTTTGgttgttaaaccagccttgcatggaCTCATACATCATGCAAGAGTTTGAGCTTTTTCATAGAGAGAATGATCAATCTGGTTTGGGTAAAGGAAAAGGAGACAGTCAGAATGACTCACAAGTTTGACTTGTATAACAGAAGCAATGGTGGCGCCATTTATTTTAAGAGGACTCATAGGTGGGGAGATATATAAAGCAGAAAAGACAATAAGGTTTGGATTTACTGCATTTGGGAAGCCCATGGTCCATCCCAGTGTATTAGGCAGTTGGGTTTATGGGTCTGGAGCTCAAGAGTCTAGATTGTAGGTGTGTAGTTGAGTCACCTGCAAGCAGGTAGTAGTTTAAACCACGAACGTGGGTGATGTTGCTTAAGGTGAATAAGTAGCAAGAGAAGATTGCCAAGGCCAGAACTCAAGGAGTGTTAACATTATAAGGTGGGCAAGGAGGAGGAGCCAGTAAAGGAGTTGATATAGCATAGTCAGAGATGTCTGACGACAAACAATGTCAAAATACAGCTTCTGACCTCAGTTGTCCTTTGCGAGAAGGAAGCTAGGATATAAACTGAGAATTTCAAAGCAGCAAGTGGTACCAAAAAGGCATCGATAGAGTACTGTTCACAAGAGCGCCCAGAGGACCCAGCAACAAACTTCCtgaaaaagagagatggggatGAGTAAGGAAAGGCTTCAGAGAAACTGACTCCTGAGCTTCTTTAGTAGAAGTTTATCTACCTGCAAAGCCCTGAAAGCCTAGGAAAAGGGGAAGACAAAATGGGAAAGTGTATTTTCCCCAAAAGATacattaggttaaaaaaaattgcttgCAATTTTCTAGGTATATTCTTGAAATATACCAAAGCATCACATATACTCCACAATTCTTTCTAAACTAAGAAGTTACTTGAGATCTGTATTCAGAGGATCTTAAAAAGGTATATTGAAATTCCACCCACCTCAACCCCAGAATGTAAGAATTCTTTAGATTTAACTGTTCCAAATTTAATGAGTATTTGACATATTTGCTTTGGGGACTATCCTTGGAATAGTTACATGGCAAGTAATTCTTTCAGCTTTCTATCTCCATACTTTATAATAAACTCAGTGTTGCCCAgagcttttttcttctcctcctccagaGACGCCTCTATAGTGGCTGTTTGGAGAATGGTGTACTGTTTAGATTTGTATCTGGAAATGCCTCTAATCTCAACAGAGGTAGATGAGATTGAGACTCAGTGAAGTTAATTGCTcagtcacagagctagtaaatggTGAGCCAGAATTAAAAACCAAGTTCGTCTCTGCCCTTAACCATTATGCTATACTGTCTCTACATATGTATTATGAATCTCTAATCATATTATTTTGTACAGAAAACCATCATTGGCAAGGGCCCTTGCCTTTGTGTTCCTAACAAGCCTCACACCTAGCAACGTCTAGGCAAAGTAAGTCCTTGAATAGCCAGTGCCATCTTCTATCAACCCACTCCAACACCAGAGACAGTTGCGCTCATGTATGATTTCTTTGTGGTTTGTAATTTTTGTCCAGTATAAAAGATAACCCATGGATTGTAGTTTAATTGCCCCATAGGACATAAACCAGTTTTGCATCTGTGGAGAGGCCCTCAACTCATCCCCAAATGTGAAGATTTGCTAGGAAGACTCATAAGACTCCACATACAGTTCTGCTCACGGCCATGATTTATTACAgttaaaggatacaaagcaaaatcagcaaaggaaaaaagacacatGGGGTGAAGTCAGGGGAAACTAAGTGCAAGCTTCCAAGAATCCTCTGCCAGTGGAATCACAGATGAGCTTAATTCTCCCAGCAACCAGTTGTAACAGCACTTGTGCAACACCGTCAACCAGAAAAGCTTGTTAGAGACTGAGTGCCTGCGGTTTTTAATGGGAGCTGGTCACAAAGGGTAGTCTCTGCCTGGCACATaccaaaattccagactcccagaaggaaagcTATATTGTTTTCAGGAGAAACTATATTGTTTTACAGTTTAGATATAGTAAGCTACTTTGATCAGTTGTGGGAATGGTGGAAGCCCCCTGAACTCCAAGTTCCCAGATGCCAATCAAGGGCCAACCTTGTAAAGCAGGTCTTAAGCATAAGTAGTCAGGTCAGCTTCATTAACACTTTTTTCTGCTCAGCAATTTTCTctcaacattttttcttcaatgcCCTTAGTTTCTTGAACTGCACTTTGAACCAGCTTTACTATCTGCTGGTTTCCTCATTAATGAGTTGAGTAAGTCTTCGACACATGctcattttatatacatgtatatatatgagtCATGTTGTCAACTTAAAAGGTTTGACAGATAATAACCTAATCAAGCTAAATAAAATCCagtcaaaattaataaataaaaaacattaactCAATAATATCAAGGCTTAATCTCCATCTCACTTTAGTtacttaggaaagaaaaaaaaagcaacctttACACTAGCATTTCACACTTTCTTAGTGACTTCAGAAAGTCTTCTGATTTAGGTGGCAACCACGTGCCTAGTTGTACTTAGggcaatattaataaaataatgaatgtttCTATAAGTAATAACATATAAAGATCAACTTCCTCTTTAATTTTACCAATCAGAATATTAAAATGCTACATCATTGTTTTAGATGAAATTCcccatttaaatatattacacatAAGCCAAAATTTAGAAACAGCTCCTCGTATCACTGTACAATTTTGGgcctttaaaaaaagtaaaagcttaATTTTAAGTTTGAATATAATGTGCAGtttatgtaacatatataatatataattatactttatacattatataaagtATTATCCTTATTGTGAACTTTATTATGCTTCTGAAATTTCTCCATCATTTCAAATTTACTTCAATAAAAATTTCCCTGTATTTTGTGAATTGCATTTTCAAAGCAGAAGTAATGTTACAAATTTCTGtctataataaacaaaatatttacgCTTTATTAATAATCCTATTTAGAAAAGGATGCAATTAAGAGCTGGAATAGCTAACATAAGCATAAGAAAGGTAAACTTTTcttgaattaaaaaaaggaaatactttaatgaaaaaaaatcaaggacaGAAGGAACGAGAAAATTTTCTAAACAGCAGCTGGTCCTTCTTCACAATATGCATTACTTGTGCAAATACATCATTAAATAATACTCATCTGATATTTACAAAATAGAGgtaaaagaaaaacctaaagTATCAggatctttcatttcttatcctCTTCCAATCTTCTGGATACATTAGTTTACATACCAACTAAACACGTGATACTAGTTAACTATAGTTGAGAGCTTATCAATTAAGTCATCAATAGTGTAAACAAGAAGTTGAATGTCTGCTTTTTCCTTCATTTGGTGATCACTATGTTTTCGGAGGATGACATCCACATCTGTGCTGAGTACTCGATCAGCAACCTGCATTGATGTATGCCAAGGTACAATGTCATCCTTCATGCCATGGAGCAATCTTATAGGGCAGTTCACAGGAATTGGGCTATGTAACAAGCAGTGATGTTCAGCTTCTTTAATGAAACTGTACTGAACATTATAAACTCCTTCTTCAGAGTATTTTGATGGCATGCTCCACACACCTTTCATCTCTACTTCCTTTTTTAGCTattggaaacagaaagaaaaacaaaagtatttgtGATTTTAAGTAACATTAACATATGCAATAGTTTCAAGTAATCTAAAGAAAGCAGTTCTTGAATAAGAGGATAGAGGTAACAAAAGCATAACAATATTATCAATAATTACTATACGCCAGGTACTGTGATGggtattttatacatattattcCATAAGATTCTGATAATAATTctgttattattctatttttacaaAAGAGGGTAATATGGTTTAGATAAATGAAATATTGTGCCCAACAGTTCAGGGCTAGGCTACTAACTATGGCTAAGACtcaaacttaaatttaaatttatctaaCTTTATCATACACTATCTTAAATCAGATGTTGCTTTACcccaactgaaaagaaaaatgaagggtgAGAAAGGCACTACAATTTCTTGGAATCGGTCCAGGTATCATTcatgtttaaataaaatcaaatcttAGAACAAACGTTGTTTAGATTTCAAAATTGTAAACCTAAAAGTGCTTAAAGGAGCTAAAATGGGTATGGCAtaggggaagaagagaaagaatcaaaCACAGAACTAAGAATAAAAAACTAAGAGTAATTACACTGAAACTATCATACACATACTCATGAAATTTTAGGCTGAATGTAAAGAAATACAGTTTTTCCTTCCAGAGtcctacaaaagagaaaaaaatttgatttttgttcGGGATGACAAAGAAGTCTTCCACATACTTCCTGAAAGCCAAACAATAATATCTGTACATTTATTCCCTTAAAATGAAACATACACTTCCTTTGACTTTTTGAGAACTCctattttttacataatttatcttaattttccttaaaaaactagAATTTTGTATAACGAGTAACATGCAATCAttatagaaaacaataataatagaaaagaaataaatcaccCATAATCCTATCTTATGGATAGAAAAACCATTAATATGTGGCTtactgtggcacatatacaccatggaatactatacagccataaaaaaggatgagctcgtgtcctttgtagggacatggatgcagctggaaaccatcattctcagcaaactattgcaagaacagaaaaccaaacaccgcatgttctcactcataggtgggaattgaacaatgagatcacttggacacaggaaggggaacatcacacacggggcctattgtggggggtgggggggatagcattaggagatatacctaatgtaaatgatgagttaatgggtgcagcacaccaacacggcacatgtattacatatgtaacaaacctgcatgctatgcacatgtaccctagaacttaaagtatagccaaaaaaaaaaaaaaaccttgcgaCTTATTTCCTTCCAGTATTTGTCTATATGTGTTTTGGTTTGTatgtaatatgtaaaatacatacatattacaCATTCATATAGTTTTCTATGCTGCTTTATTTAGTGCATATATTTCtgggtttaaaaaattatatgaaaaggtTTTAAATGCTGCATAGCAGTCCACCATAATTGACTTAATTAGCTTGACCATCTCATACTGTGGTACTGTCATGAATACTTTTGAGCATAAAAGTttacttatatataataaattcttGGAAAGATGATCAGagcttaaaactaaaaaaaaaaatcaagctatgAATAGTTTTAAGACTCTTACAATCATATAATATGAAGGGCATTTCTAGAAAAATGGAATGGACAtcttatcaaaaatttaaaaaaacaaggaaagaaaagctacacagaattgaaaaatttaaaatttcaacaaatatacTATGATTTTCCcatgtttaaaattgttaatttattgcaaatgtaaaaaggaaaacaagaacttaaaaaatatgtatgacaAAACATAATCTATATGTACTTaggcttttaatatatttttaattccaaaaaGACTTAAtaattcagtaaaaaaaaaaaggtacttctAAATACGTCTccaaatgatttaaaattaatgaaattctacaaaactataaaatgtataaatctaTATTAATATCATGGCATTCTCTGTATTAAAACAACATATGaaccaaatatttaaagtaaagaTGATGTTTAGCTATCCTCAACTACTCAGGATTGTTCCTGAATTTGTAAATACTTCAGCAGATAGAACTTAGTCCCACTGATTATTAGCTGAAGTGGAGGTTTTGCTAATTAAGGAGACACTGAATTAATAATAGTTTCATTTTATGCATCCCTGGCCCCCAACTAGCTCTGTTACCTGCCACTGAATTGAATGAAAATGGTCCATTTGAAGAATAAAGttaactttataaaatgtatgtCTCAAATCTTCAAGAACAAAAAGTTCAGAAACAGCAAAGACATTACCcaaagaaaatgtagaatataTTAAGTTCTACACCAACAAAACTTATCAAGGCAATGTGGTTCAGAAGCTTACATTCCAAACAGCTGTGCATCATGTCCGAGGCCCTCTAGTGTCCAAAGAAGGCAATAATGATTAGAGTCAGTTAAGAGGATGGTCCAGTTCTTACACAAGCAATGAGAAAAGCTGGGCTTAATATTTCCAGGGTtaaaaaagacagtaaaaatcTCCACATCTGCTCCATTGACATTGTTAGCGCTGTTTATGTGGAGAAGAGATAGTGGTCTTAGTGTTGGTGCTCTTTCcttatatatacttttaagttAACCAAGGGCTCAACATGCTTCTGTTAACAACTGCTTATCAGATTAAGTATTAGCAAAAAATGCCTTGATTTGCAGATTATAAATCTTCTCAGTCACTTAGAAAGTATCTACCCTATCCTCACTCTGACtgatgtgaacacacacacacacacacacacacacacacacacacacacagagagagagagagagagagagagagagagagagagagagagagagagagagagagagaaatgtaaaaatcagagagagagagagagagagagagagaaatgtaccaggagagagagagagagagagagacagagggagagagaaatgtaccaggagagagggagagagggagagagggagagagggagagagggagagagggagagagagagagagagagagagagagagagagagagagagagagagagagagaaatgtaccAGGCATAAtggcttgtgtctgtaatctcagcactttggagatccaaggcaggaaaatctcttgagccaaggagttcaaaaccagcctgggcaacatggcgagacccccatctctacaaaaaatacaaaaatcagccaggcatagtggtgtgcacctgtggtcccactactcaggaggctgaggtgggaggatctcttgagtctgggaggtcaaggctgcagtaagcaatgactgcaccaccgcactccagcctgggcagcagagataCCCTAAAAACCcccaaacataaaaacaaaaccaaaacaaatgtaCACAGGTTTTGTCATTTACCaataattacaaaatacaataaatccccccaaccccccaaaatCAAATCCTTTTCAATCTGCCATGTCCTTGAGATAATTTCCTACCTGAGAAGCACTATATTATTGAGTTGAGAGGATGGAGCAAGGAGGAGTCCACATTTAGATCCACAAAATGGCAATGGTGGGAAAAACATGAAGACATTGAGCAACTATGTATAAGAAACCACCAAGAAAGTGAACAAAATTCAGAAACAGGAGATAAGTTCAAGGAAGACCAGCTTTGTAATTTTAGCTCTGACAGGAAATAATATAAGAAACCTGAATACACACACAATGCTATTTCTTAAGGAGCTGAAAACAATGTGAACTAAGAATGAACGTAGCTAATAGATGGCAAAGGTATTAATGCAGAACTTGAGGCAAATCAATGACATTCTACTATTCAACACTACATacgttttttcttctttttttatttctgaatctccttctcttcttcctccattCTCTAAAGCATTGTTCTCAAACTTTACAAGaggtttgttaaaacacagactgCTGGGCCGCACCCCCAGTTTTTGATTCAGGGTAAAACCCAAGAATTCGGGCTTCTAACAAGTTCTcaagtgctgctgctgctgttactaGCCTAGGGACCATATTTTTAAACTACTgctctgttttctttaatttctgtatCTCTGTCACTCTGACTGACAGTATCTGTCTGGAGAGTTCTGTTGAGAGGATCTGAGGCTGCTTTTAGGCTAAAACAAAGAGAGTCAGCTCTCCATATTCATGGTTTCTGCAACCATGGATTCAACTAACTTTGGATCAAAAATACCTGGAAAAaaaaggttacatctgtattgaacatgtacagactttttttctcgTCAGTATTCCCTAAACGGTAACAGTATAACAACaatttacatagcacttacattgTACTAGGTATTTtaagtaatccagagatgacTTAGATTATACAACATTAtgtgcaaatactacaccatttttttttctcagagactTGACCTTCTATGGACTTTGGTATCCGTGGGAGGTCTTGGAAGCAATCCCCTtcagataccaagggatgactgtagtTTCAGCTGATTAGCCCACTCTAACATGGTCATAAGAATAGGCACTAGCCTAGGGACCACATGCCACAAAGTAAGAGGACCAAAAGGAGATCACGATGTATGATCCAAATAAGtaaatgtaataataaagaaaatgttgctttaaaaaaagacactTCAAAGTGTGATTTTGTTAACGTGTCTCAAATATTGGCAGAATGACTTGAAGAGACAGTGAAGAAAGGAAATCTTAAACAAGATGCCAAATAGTTAAAGGTAGAAAAAAGATTGTGTACAGAAAGGCAGCTAAGACAAAAGTTGGGCCAGCACAGTAAGTCAAAGGACTTATTGTTAtctgtccctccttccctcaAAGAAAGAGGGAGCAGAAGAAGTATAAGGGGTAAATATATTGAGGTGGTCAAAGTGACTTTTGACTTACCTCAACAGGAAGCTGATTAAACTTTGTCACTAAGGTATCTGCAGCTGTAGCTACACCAATAAGAGCCACGACCTTTTCTGGTCGTGCAATTGCAGCATGAAGCATAAGCCACCCCCCAAGGCTCGATCCAAcaagaatctaaaaataaaataaaatattaggtcTTTAAGTAGAAAAGgttataaacataaaacaaaacatgtacaataaaaaatatactgttttgttttggttttttttgagacggagtctcgctctgtcgcccaggctggagtgcagtggcgcgatctcggctcactgaaagctccgcctcccgggttcatgccattctcctgcctcagcctccagagtagctgggactacaggagctcactaccacgcctggctaattttttgtatttttagtagagacggggtttcaccatgttagccaggatggtctcgatctcctgacctcgtgatccgcccgctgcggcctcccagagtgctgggattacaggcatgagccaccgagcccggcctaaaaaatatattgttagaaagtaaaaatcatggaatcattttaaatcaaatatcaaaattgattaaacatttaaatgaaataaaaacattttcatatctAAGGAAATAgcttaggccaggcgcagtggctcacgcctgtaatcccagcactctgggaggccgaggcgggcgaatcacgaggtcaggagatcaagaccatcctggctaacacggtgaaaccccatctctactaaaaatacaaaaaattagccaggtgtggtggcgggcgcctgtagtcccagctacttgggaagctgagaaaggagaatgcccaggaggcagagcttgcagtgagccaagatcgcgccactgtactccaggccaGGCGACAGTGTGGGACTctcgctcaaaaaaaaaaaaaaaaaaaaaaagaaacagcttaAATATGAGGTTATAGTAATTACCATCATACTTAACAAAAACAGTCACCTGTGGCCCATCAGCTAGGTCATCAATTATAGAAAGAACATCTTTTCTCCATTTCCCCAGTGTGCTTTCCTCCGAGTTACCATCTGAACTTCCAACTCCTGAGTAATCAAACCTGGAAAAAGGGGATAAAAAAATCTGTATCTAAATATCTATACATttgcttctttaatttttaagaaagataGCACCTTCCTCATTACTATAATGCTTATAGCAAAACATCACAATCAATATGTATTTTAGCAAATTCTATTGGCTTATTCACTTTCAAATATCTCCTATGTCCAATCACTTTCTCACCTCCTCCACTGCTACCAGCCTAGTCCTAGTCACACTGTCTCTCAACTGAACTTAATGCAATAGTCTCGTAAAAAGTCTCCTGTTTGCATTTTCACAGTCATAGTCTTTCCCTATAGAGTGATCCTTGTAAAACAAAACCATGTCTTGCAAACCCTCCAAAGGCTTTCTATTATCTTTAAACCCAGAGTCCTTACGATACTTTGGTGCCTGATCACCTCTCTGATCtcatttctcattgttttctctctctccctccctcccaactGTATCTTCACTTTCCTTCTTGAAGTTCCTGTCTCATCAGCTTTTTTCTCCACATGGCATACCCTCCTCCAGATGGCCATTTAGATTGATCCCTCACTTCATTCAGGCCTTTGGCTCAAACGTTACATCCTCAGAAAAGCCTCCCATGACCATTCAATTATTAAAACTGTGCTGCTTTCATCATTCTCTAATTCTTTactctgcttcattttcttcatagcacttatgaCTACTTGAGATATATTTGATTATTTGTGGTCTGTCTCCCACACTGGAATGAAAGCTCCACATGGGCACAAGCTTTGTTTCAATGCGTTCCTAGTGCCTAGATCAGTTCCTTGCAAGTGGTAGGCGCTTAGTGTATATTTAGCGAATTAATGGAACAGAGGGAGACCAGAATAAAATTTATCTTCACCAACCCATCCCTTTCTCCTTCCGACTTCCTAGTTATCTAGGCTCAGTTATCTGTCTGATCTATGAATTTTACCTCTCTTTAAGGGTATCAAATCAATAAAAAATCACGGTGGTATAAAGTATCATACCACACCCACAGGTTACCTAAACCCTAGTCATACTGAACTACTCCTAATTCCCAGTTACACCCTTTTATACTTAGAGCCTTAGCATGCTGTTCTGCTGCCGAGAACAGCTTCCTCCCCAACCTAAATTCGTAGTCATCCTTGAAGTCATGTCACCTCCTCTGTGGAACTTCACTTGACATATATGCCCCATTTTAGTACCAGTCACTTTCTTTTGTATGTACTCAACACTTTTCATATTGTATTGTAATcaagtttgtttttaaacatgCATCTCCCTCTGACTAGAATGCCAGTTCCTTAAGAGCAGGCTGTTTTATTCAAGTTTGTTTTTCCAGGCTACAGAATACCACCTGCCCTATACCATCACCATTCATTCCCATTTCTTCTTATGTTCATCCCTTTCTTGGCACTTTGGTAAGTCCAGTATCTTGGTGCAGGAGTTTATTTGTCATCTTAGACCTAGACTATCACAGTAGCCTTCTATCTTGTGTCTCTCTGACTCTGT
This sequence is a window from Macaca fascicularis isolate 582-1 chromosome 2, T2T-MFA8v1.1. Protein-coding genes within it:
- the ABHD10 gene encoding palmitoyl-protein thioesterase ABHD10, mitochondrial isoform X1; translated protein: MAVARLAAVAAWVPYRSWGWAAAPVGPHRGLGALLALIPQRAPRWLPACRQKTSLSFLNRPDLPNLAYKKLKGKSPGIIFIPGYLSYMNGTKALAIEEFCKSLGHACIRFDYSGVGSSDGNSEESTLGKWRKDVLSIIDDLADGPQILVGSSLGGWLMLHAAIARPEKVVALIGVATAADTLVTKFNQLPVELKKEVEMKGVWSMPSKYSEEGVYNVQYSFIKEAEHHCLLHSPIPVNCPIRLLHGMKDDIVPWHTSMQVADRVLSTDVDVILRKHSDHQMKEKADIQLLVYTIDDLIDKLSTIVN